The Leptospira brenneri genome includes a window with the following:
- the pckA gene encoding phosphoenolpyruvate carboxykinase (ATP) codes for MSVSTNLRGLAELGLKPSEVFHNLSYEEIYQHELNNKEGVTSDNGTMMVDTGIFTGRSPKDKYFVDEPSSQNNIWWGPVNTKVSEAIFTELYAEVTKFLDNKKLYVFDGHAGTNDDTRISLRVVTERAWQHHFCTNMFLRPTKEELAKLDPEFTIINASGYKNTKYKEHGLNSDVFVIFHLAKKICIIGGTEYGGEMKKGIFSVMNYYLPLKNVLTMHCSANVGKDGDSALFFGLSGTGKTTLSTDPHRKLIGDDEHGWDDNGIFNIEGGCYAKTINLDPKTEPEIYAAIRRDALLENVVFDAATKKVDYSSAAKTENTRVSYPIFHIDNIQPGSKAGHPNTVIFLTYDAYGVLPAVSKLSIEQAMYHFLSGYTAKVAGTERGVKEPQATFSACFGQAFMTLHPTYYAKLLGEKMKKHQVNAYLINTGLVGGKYGVGKRMNLPATRQIINEILNGNIEKSEFEKHPVFQVSFPKTIEGVDSHILNPRNAWENKEDYDKTAADLAKQFVENYKKYLTGSKEFDYSQYGPVA; via the coding sequence ATGTCAGTATCTACTAATCTGCGCGGCCTTGCTGAATTAGGCCTTAAACCATCCGAAGTCTTCCATAACTTATCTTACGAAGAAATTTACCAGCACGAATTGAACAACAAAGAAGGCGTAACTTCCGATAACGGAACGATGATGGTAGATACCGGGATTTTTACGGGTCGCTCCCCTAAAGACAAATACTTTGTCGATGAACCTTCTTCCCAAAACAACATTTGGTGGGGACCGGTCAACACAAAGGTTTCAGAAGCCATCTTCACAGAACTTTATGCAGAAGTTACCAAATTTCTCGATAACAAAAAACTTTATGTTTTTGATGGTCACGCTGGAACCAACGATGACACACGTATCTCTCTCCGTGTGGTAACCGAAAGAGCTTGGCAACACCATTTCTGCACAAACATGTTCCTTCGCCCTACGAAAGAAGAACTCGCAAAATTAGATCCAGAATTTACAATCATCAACGCTTCTGGTTACAAAAACACAAAATACAAAGAACACGGCCTTAACTCCGATGTATTTGTGATCTTCCACTTAGCAAAAAAAATCTGTATCATCGGTGGAACTGAATACGGTGGAGAGATGAAAAAAGGTATCTTCTCCGTTATGAACTACTACTTGCCACTTAAGAACGTGCTCACTATGCACTGTTCTGCAAACGTTGGTAAGGATGGAGATAGTGCACTTTTCTTTGGTCTTTCTGGAACAGGAAAAACAACTCTTTCCACAGACCCACACCGCAAACTCATCGGTGATGATGAACATGGTTGGGATGACAACGGTATCTTCAACATTGAAGGTGGATGTTATGCAAAAACCATCAATTTAGATCCAAAAACAGAACCAGAAATCTATGCAGCGATTCGTCGTGATGCACTTCTTGAAAACGTAGTATTTGATGCGGCAACTAAGAAGGTAGATTACTCTTCTGCAGCAAAAACAGAAAACACTCGAGTTTCTTACCCAATCTTCCACATCGACAACATCCAACCAGGATCAAAAGCAGGTCACCCAAACACTGTGATCTTCCTTACTTATGATGCTTATGGTGTTCTTCCTGCGGTTTCTAAACTTTCTATCGAACAAGCAATGTATCACTTCCTTTCTGGTTACACAGCGAAGGTTGCAGGAACTGAGCGCGGTGTGAAAGAACCACAAGCAACTTTCTCAGCTTGTTTTGGTCAGGCGTTTATGACTCTTCACCCAACATACTATGCAAAATTACTCGGTGAAAAAATGAAAAAACACCAAGTAAATGCATACCTGATCAACACAGGTCTTGTTGGTGGAAAGTATGGAGTGGGAAAACGTATGAACCTTCCTGCAACTCGCCAAATCATCAATGAAATCCTCAACGGAAACATTGAAAAATCTGAGTTTGAAAAACACCCTGTATTCCAAGTGTCTTTCCCAAAAACAATCGAAGGTGTGGATTCACATATCCTCAACCCACGTAACGCTTGGGAAAACAAAGAAGACTATGACAAAACTGCCGCTGACCTTGCGAAACAATTTGTTGAGAACTACAAAAAATACCTTACTGGTTCTAAAGAATTTGACTACAGCCAATACGGTCCAGTAGCTTAA
- a CDS encoding DUF1761 domain-containing protein: MLESLFSLNWIAIVLAILVYSFLGFIWFTILLKRLYRISLGKENETEQPPNAIFILGPMVCIIVITITTAILFSRLEIDQTIDALAWGSFIGIGYLSANTMNIAINPNIPKPILYGVISSTYHLVGINLVSLLLVQKF, translated from the coding sequence ATGTTAGAAAGTTTATTTAGTTTGAATTGGATTGCCATTGTACTGGCAATCTTGGTCTATTCTTTTCTAGGGTTTATTTGGTTTACCATTTTACTCAAAAGACTGTATCGAATTTCTCTAGGGAAAGAGAACGAAACAGAACAACCCCCAAATGCGATTTTCATTCTTGGACCCATGGTTTGTATCATTGTGATCACAATTACCACAGCCATCTTATTTTCTAGATTAGAAATCGATCAAACGATTGATGCACTGGCTTGGGGAAGTTTTATTGGAATCGGTTATTTATCTGCAAATACGATGAATATTGCCATCAATCCAAACATTCCAAAACCAATCTTGTATGGAGTAATTTCTAGCACCTACCATTTGGTGGGAATCAATCTCGTTTCTTTGCTACTAGTCCAAAAGTTTTAA
- a CDS encoding helix-turn-helix domain-containing protein, with amino-acid sequence MKHVSLNSISMEPTVIEYKPQTQLTRYVESYLLIQCDENFSKSIIPHHSFVLTIKLKGNHHYRMNSDFDSLPTISLSGLRKTVKHNALSKGSEIIIVKFQPWGAFSFFNRPMYELNQIGTSGYELFNKMDLDELQSRLQEARDNRLKIEQLENFLLRAVKNQNINPRIVESISQMKASQGKIKIQEIASIVNLSVDTFEKKFREITGVTPKRISSIIRMSSVVREIPKYTSFTRLAYDFGYFDQSHFIKEFKSFTGKTPTQFLV; translated from the coding sequence TTGAAGCATGTTTCATTAAATTCAATTTCTATGGAGCCAACTGTCATTGAATACAAACCTCAAACACAACTTACTCGTTACGTTGAGAGTTATCTTCTCATTCAATGCGATGAAAATTTCAGTAAGTCAATCATTCCTCACCATTCGTTTGTTTTGACCATCAAACTCAAAGGGAATCATCACTATCGGATGAATTCAGATTTTGATAGTTTACCAACCATTTCCCTCTCAGGCCTCCGTAAAACAGTAAAACACAACGCACTTTCGAAGGGAAGTGAGATTATAATTGTGAAGTTCCAACCTTGGGGTGCTTTTTCTTTTTTCAACAGGCCGATGTATGAACTAAATCAGATCGGAACTTCCGGATACGAACTATTTAATAAAATGGATCTAGATGAGTTGCAGTCAAGGTTACAGGAAGCAAGGGACAATCGTTTAAAGATCGAACAACTTGAAAACTTTTTATTGAGAGCGGTTAAAAATCAAAATATCAATCCAAGAATCGTCGAATCGATTTCACAAATGAAAGCTTCGCAGGGCAAAATCAAAATCCAAGAGATAGCCTCTATTGTGAATTTAAGTGTAGATACTTTTGAAAAAAAATTTCGAGAAATTACCGGAGTCACTCCCAAAAGAATTTCATCCATCATTCGTATGAGTTCGGTGGTTCGAGAAATTCCTAAATATACTTCATTTACCAGACTCGCTTACGATTTCGGATATTTCGACCAATCACATTTTATCAAAGAATTCAAATCCTTCACCGGCAAAACACCCACACAATTTTTGGTTTAA
- a CDS encoding chitobiase/beta-hexosaminidase C-terminal domain-containing protein encodes MRIKNKIYLLSFLTLFTSNCVLFSPESAKTDFSIFAFLFGLVGGSPSSTQNLTPGTAVDLSGDGKPDGTLVDSDGDGVSDGINLTGGTTPNLLLLDTNGDGIPDAVDSNGDGLPDYYISPNPPGFLTTGPGGTGNPVVIIVDGSSNPIGFDTDGDGTPNDTAIVTILSDTTPPTITSSLLTGTFSTTQTTTLTCADNKAPGSIVYTLDTTAPTFVPKNGVIIATSSKAVSLSTEGTHTLNAICRDRAGNLSTPISIVYTIDTKIPALTLVSQSSLAISASANAIANSTATWRSDRSGSFTVREGSSCETGTIATTGSVTANVDQGFIRSHSHFTGEGTKTYRICVTGSNGLVGFTSITLQRDDTAPVVSADPGAGNYGTATSVSLSCSDTGGAGCDQIAYAVQTGSSPTNPAIQGTTGTVSSGTLYASAIAMSDGVVTYTKFVARDKAGNVSAVSSANYAVDTQVATITVNSHTATVNGSSNVSLSWQSSKAGSYQIRLGGSSCSDGTALTNTGSNANVTGNIAATTDTSTTIANSQFAEGDNTIRICVVNLIGNFGSTTRSSKKDTTAPVLTMASPSGSGPFVSGTQLQLSCSDTNGSGCDKIIYTLNGTEPTFDGSGAVTNGTLYASPVALSNGSNQVKYLARDLAGNLSTAGDKSFYVGPPDAPAFVEAQAGGTSAVVQWWPVVGATSYTVYYSASPGVTTASSSFGPVTNANATITGLSSGTLYYFRVVASNSAATSAVSLLEAIAFTTATAPGMSVTGTHVDISAGQGTSSGVSPSIVVDTVNQKLLAITRNIENSSKLSLFRCNLDGSNCSHIDISTGQVITGIPNPVIDPINGKLLVAAENSANTGKLSLFRCNLDGTACSHTDISAGQGTNSGLRPSAVIDAINRKLLVATWNSGNDGKLSLFRCNLDGSACTHTDISAGQGTNSGARPNVIIDSISGKLLVTTWNNANSGKLSLYRCNLDGTACSHTDISAGQGTDSGTLPQPTIDTINSKLLVVTQNTANDNKPSLYRCNLDGTGCYHTDISAGQGSYSGISPKSMLDRSSEKLLVVTRNNFTGYKASLFRCNLDGSACTHTDISAGQGTNSGMEPSLTIDPITGKLLVVSQNLANNSKLSLFIW; translated from the coding sequence ATGCGAATCAAAAACAAAATCTACCTGCTTTCTTTCCTAACTCTGTTCACAAGCAATTGCGTATTATTTTCTCCCGAAAGCGCTAAAACAGACTTTAGCATCTTTGCGTTCTTATTTGGACTCGTCGGTGGATCTCCTTCCTCAACCCAAAACCTAACTCCTGGCACCGCAGTAGATTTGTCAGGTGATGGAAAACCTGATGGAACCTTAGTGGATTCTGACGGGGACGGTGTTTCCGATGGAATCAATCTTACCGGTGGAACCACGCCCAATCTGCTTTTGCTCGACACCAATGGAGATGGAATCCCGGATGCTGTGGATTCTAATGGAGATGGTTTACCGGATTATTATATCAGCCCAAACCCTCCTGGTTTTTTAACCACTGGACCAGGGGGAACGGGAAATCCTGTTGTTATCATCGTCGATGGTAGCAGCAATCCAATTGGATTCGATACCGATGGGGATGGAACACCGAATGATACAGCTATAGTTACCATTTTAAGTGATACCACACCCCCTACCATCACCAGTTCTTTGTTAACCGGAACTTTTTCTACTACACAAACCACCACTCTCACTTGTGCTGACAACAAAGCACCAGGTTCTATTGTTTATACTCTGGATACAACGGCTCCAACTTTTGTTCCCAAGAATGGTGTGATCATTGCCACTTCTTCCAAAGCAGTGTCCCTATCAACCGAAGGAACTCACACTCTCAATGCAATTTGTAGAGATCGTGCCGGAAATCTATCCACACCGATTAGCATCGTTTATACGATCGATACCAAAATTCCAGCTCTTACTCTTGTCAGCCAATCTTCTCTTGCGATTAGTGCATCAGCAAATGCGATTGCAAACTCTACTGCCACTTGGCGATCCGATCGTTCCGGTTCTTTTACTGTTCGAGAAGGAAGTTCTTGTGAAACAGGAACCATCGCGACTACGGGATCGGTCACTGCCAATGTAGACCAAGGATTTATCCGTTCTCATTCCCACTTCACTGGTGAAGGCACAAAGACCTATCGAATCTGTGTAACAGGTTCTAATGGACTTGTTGGATTTACCTCTATTACTCTTCAAAGAGATGATACAGCACCTGTGGTGAGTGCAGATCCAGGTGCCGGAAACTATGGAACAGCGACATCCGTTTCTCTTTCCTGTTCCGATACGGGTGGTGCTGGTTGTGATCAGATTGCCTATGCAGTGCAGACAGGTTCAAGTCCCACTAACCCTGCCATCCAAGGAACGACTGGAACCGTAAGCAGTGGAACTTTATACGCAAGCGCCATTGCGATGAGTGACGGAGTTGTCACCTATACAAAGTTTGTGGCTCGTGACAAAGCGGGAAATGTGTCTGCTGTAAGTTCCGCAAACTATGCAGTAGACACACAAGTTGCTACCATCACGGTAAACTCTCATACGGCAACCGTCAATGGATCATCGAACGTTTCTCTTAGCTGGCAAAGTTCCAAAGCGGGATCTTACCAAATTCGTTTGGGTGGCTCTAGTTGCTCTGATGGAACCGCTCTTACCAATACAGGTTCTAATGCCAATGTTACCGGAAACATTGCGGCAACCACTGATACATCTACTACCATCGCCAACTCACAGTTTGCCGAAGGAGACAATACCATTCGGATTTGTGTGGTAAACTTAATTGGTAATTTTGGTTCCACCACTCGCAGTTCTAAAAAGGACACTACGGCGCCAGTACTAACTATGGCCTCTCCTTCTGGGTCCGGACCATTTGTATCTGGAACCCAACTCCAACTCTCTTGCTCCGATACAAATGGCTCTGGTTGTGATAAAATCATTTATACTTTAAATGGCACAGAACCAACATTTGATGGAAGTGGTGCCGTTACCAATGGGACTTTATATGCAAGTCCTGTAGCACTTTCCAACGGTAGCAACCAAGTCAAATACTTAGCTCGTGATTTAGCAGGAAATTTAAGCACAGCTGGTGACAAAAGTTTTTATGTGGGTCCACCGGATGCTCCTGCTTTTGTAGAAGCGCAAGCTGGGGGAACAAGCGCCGTAGTACAATGGTGGCCTGTGGTTGGAGCCACATCGTACACTGTGTACTATAGCGCAAGTCCTGGTGTCACAACTGCATCCTCCAGTTTTGGACCGGTGACCAATGCCAATGCAACTATTACGGGTTTAAGTAGTGGAACATTGTATTACTTTAGAGTCGTAGCAAGTAATTCTGCAGCCACAAGTGCCGTGTCTTTATTGGAAGCGATCGCATTTACAACAGCAACAGCACCTGGAATGAGTGTAACAGGAACTCATGTAGATATTTCTGCAGGACAGGGAACAAGTTCTGGTGTTTCCCCTAGCATAGTGGTTGACACTGTGAACCAAAAGCTATTAGCGATTACGAGAAATATTGAAAACTCTTCAAAACTAAGTTTGTTCCGTTGCAACTTGGATGGATCCAATTGCAGTCATATCGATATTTCTACAGGCCAAGTGATTACTGGCATTCCCAATCCTGTGATCGATCCGATCAATGGAAAACTACTGGTGGCTGCAGAAAATAGTGCCAACACTGGTAAGTTAAGTTTGTTTCGCTGTAACTTAGATGGAACTGCTTGTTCCCATACGGATATCTCTGCCGGGCAAGGGACAAATTCTGGACTAAGACCTAGTGCAGTGATTGATGCGATTAATAGAAAGTTACTGGTTGCGACATGGAATAGTGGCAACGATGGGAAACTAAGCTTATTTCGTTGTAACTTAGATGGAAGTGCGTGTACACATACAGATATCTCTGCCGGGCAAGGGACAAATTCAGGTGCGAGGCCCAACGTAATTATAGACTCTATCAGTGGGAAGTTATTGGTAACGACATGGAATAATGCCAACTCTGGAAAGTTAAGTTTATATCGCTGTAACTTAGATGGAACCGCTTGTTCCCATACGGATATCTCTGCTGGACAAGGCACTGACTCTGGAACTCTTCCCCAACCCACCATTGATACAATCAATTCAAAATTATTAGTCGTAACTCAGAATACTGCTAACGATAACAAACCAAGTTTATATCGCTGCAACTTAGATGGAACTGGGTGTTATCATACAGATATCTCCGCAGGACAAGGTTCATATTCCGGTATTTCCCCTAAGTCAATGCTTGATAGGTCTAGTGAAAAGTTATTAGTTGTGACTCGAAATAATTTTACAGGTTACAAAGCCAGTTTATTCCGTTGTAACTTAGATGGAAGTGCGTGTACGCATACAGATATCTCTGCCGGGCAAGGGACAAATTCAGGTATGGAGCCCAGTCTTACGATCGATCCAATTACTGGAAAATTACTAGTGGTGAGTCAAAATCTTGCAAACAACAGCAAACTAAGTCTCTTTATTTGGTAA
- a CDS encoding DUF1993 domain-containing protein: MNESIIYEISVQSFQKGLRNLIKILEKAETHSASKNFPFANLLNARLFPDQFHLTKQIQIACDTAKLAVSRITGKEAPVHEDTETNLEELKLRIHSVIQYLDTYQKEDFQQVFETKISLPRWEGKQLTGFEYLTHHAIPNFYFHITTAYAILRHNGIEIGKKDYLGDMPFKT, from the coding sequence ATGAATGAATCCATCATCTACGAAATCTCTGTTCAGTCTTTCCAAAAAGGTCTTAGGAATTTAATTAAAATTTTAGAAAAGGCCGAGACTCATTCGGCTTCTAAAAATTTTCCTTTTGCCAATTTACTGAATGCACGACTCTTCCCTGACCAATTCCATTTAACGAAACAAATCCAAATCGCTTGCGACACTGCCAAACTTGCTGTTTCTCGTATTACTGGAAAAGAAGCACCGGTTCATGAAGACACTGAAACGAATTTAGAAGAACTAAAACTTAGAATTCATTCTGTGATTCAATATTTAGATACTTATCAAAAAGAAGATTTCCAACAGGTGTTTGAAACGAAAATATCATTACCTAGATGGGAAGGAAAACAGTTAACGGGATTTGAATATCTTACCCATCATGCGATTCCAAATTTTTATTTCCACATAACCACTGCCTATGCGATTCTAAGGCACAACGGAATTGAAATTGGAAAAAAAGATTATTTAGGGGATATGCCGTTTAAGACATAA
- a CDS encoding TPM domain-containing protein — MNPSVNPRQTYFSKILLTLTVTTALLFGSHCSSASEESIDTLVSKVPNPKELRNSWVEDSAGVLTDTTVIDQMINGEEVSSGLEIAVVTLPTIGSYVPKDFAVALFNYWKIGKKGKDNGILILHIIDQRRVEIEIGYGLEGDLPDATVKRIIDTYTIPAFKADDFQKGHADTVAALINKLNHPEIPVEDLVSNTTDSNFASDTSTYPTGSETSNESKRTDYYDYQGKSYSQLTEDEKRILEETVERYNTTGNYFLNDEESRLLNEKFTELERIEKEESFRLKQYFIFGYLAIFVFLNLLQRLIVWITPSPTAKYHIVHKSDFILFYGIVISPVVIAITLLSLVLDDALFPVSIFLIIASIIVFFIFWGDLRMRKLMERLQAIRNIPRKCEKCGSKMVKLSEEADNKHLSEGQVSEEIVNSVDYDVWVCPSCHSNSIFKFKNINPEYIHKGTSFLKIKPCPECKFETFVCKSSRILSEATYSSSGKVEVRRTCAHCKHNATEYETIPQKQKSSSGSSSGGGGGGGGSFGGGSSGGGGSGGSY; from the coding sequence GTGAACCCATCCGTAAACCCAAGACAAACCTACTTCTCTAAAATTTTACTGACTTTAACAGTAACCACCGCTTTACTCTTTGGTTCTCATTGTTCCTCCGCAAGCGAAGAATCCATCGACACTCTTGTTTCCAAAGTTCCCAATCCCAAAGAGCTCCGGAACAGTTGGGTGGAAGACAGTGCTGGGGTTTTAACTGATACAACGGTCATTGACCAAATGATCAATGGCGAAGAGGTATCTTCTGGACTTGAAATCGCTGTTGTCACACTACCAACAATTGGAAGTTATGTGCCAAAAGACTTTGCCGTAGCTCTCTTTAACTATTGGAAGATTGGAAAAAAAGGCAAAGACAATGGAATCCTGATTCTACATATCATCGACCAAAGGCGGGTGGAAATAGAAATTGGATACGGTTTAGAAGGTGACCTTCCCGATGCCACGGTCAAACGAATCATCGATACTTACACCATCCCCGCATTCAAAGCGGACGATTTTCAAAAAGGACATGCAGACACAGTTGCGGCTCTTATCAATAAACTCAATCATCCAGAAATCCCTGTAGAAGACTTAGTTTCCAATACTACCGATTCAAACTTTGCTTCAGATACAAGTACCTATCCAACGGGAAGTGAGACTTCCAACGAATCGAAAAGAACCGATTACTATGATTACCAAGGAAAATCTTATTCGCAACTCACAGAAGATGAAAAAAGAATTTTAGAAGAAACTGTCGAAAGATACAATACCACTGGAAATTATTTCTTAAACGATGAAGAATCTAGACTCTTAAACGAAAAGTTTACAGAACTAGAAAGAATTGAAAAAGAAGAATCATTTCGTCTAAAACAATACTTTATCTTCGGATATCTGGCAATTTTTGTTTTTTTAAATTTACTCCAAAGATTGATCGTTTGGATCACACCTTCCCCGACTGCCAAGTATCATATCGTTCATAAATCAGATTTTATTTTATTTTATGGAATTGTGATTAGTCCGGTTGTGATAGCGATTACTTTACTTTCATTGGTTTTGGATGATGCCTTATTTCCTGTTTCAATTTTTCTCATCATTGCAAGTATCATCGTGTTTTTTATTTTTTGGGGAGACTTACGAATGCGTAAGTTAATGGAACGATTGCAGGCCATTCGCAATATCCCAAGGAAATGTGAAAAATGTGGTTCAAAGATGGTCAAACTTTCAGAAGAAGCAGATAACAAACATTTATCGGAAGGTCAAGTTTCAGAGGAAATTGTCAACTCAGTCGATTATGATGTTTGGGTCTGTCCAAGTTGTCATTCCAATTCTATCTTCAAATTTAAGAATATCAATCCCGAATACATTCACAAAGGTACGTCTTTTCTCAAAATCAAACCTTGTCCCGAATGTAAGTTTGAAACCTTTGTTTGTAAATCCAGTCGTATCCTTTCGGAAGCAACTTACAGTAGTTCAGGAAAAGTGGAGGTGCGAAGAACCTGTGCCCATTGTAAACACAATGCCACTGAATACGAAACCATTCCCCAAAAACAAAAAAGTAGTTCGGGTAGTTCCTCTGGTGGAGGAGGAGGAGGTGGCGGAAGTTTTGGTGGTGGTTCCTCTGGTGGAGGGGGAAGTGGAGGAAGTTACTAA
- a CDS encoding Ig-like domain-containing protein translates to MSRQLRLPTSLVLVCLWILLGNCYFNPVVNGIINPTVEEEPEAAGAGLLATLATPPESPSPYFFLVSSIPADGEDSSPPINTLSFTFSEELDVDASNGSAWITANIIQNQSINFGPTVTLSDRKFDLSVNFGINTGNTYTITFGSGVKVKSGKPISPGTKVTFTCSGCPGA, encoded by the coding sequence ATGAGCCGTCAACTTCGTTTACCAACTTCACTCGTTTTAGTATGTTTATGGATTCTATTGGGAAATTGTTATTTCAATCCGGTTGTCAACGGAATTATCAACCCCACTGTAGAAGAAGAACCAGAAGCAGCCGGAGCAGGATTACTAGCTACCCTAGCAACACCACCGGAATCACCATCACCGTATTTTTTTCTAGTAAGCTCGATTCCAGCTGATGGAGAAGATAGTTCCCCTCCGATAAACACACTCTCATTTACCTTTTCTGAAGAGTTGGATGTAGATGCTTCAAATGGAAGTGCATGGATTACCGCAAACATTATCCAAAACCAATCGATTAACTTTGGCCCCACTGTTACTCTTAGTGATCGAAAATTTGACCTTTCTGTTAATTTCGGAATTAACACTGGGAATACCTATACGATTACATTTGGATCGGGAGTTAAAGTCAAATCGGGGAAACCAATTTCTCCCGGAACAAAAGTTACATTCACTTGTTCAGGATGTCCTGGAGCATAG
- a CDS encoding Ig-like domain-containing protein has protein sequence MNRKSILHTSFVLFSICFLLGNCYFNPLVNGLLNPEVKETDSSPLLGLAGGIGSQSFTVSITGQIKVFGAPLANTEVSLVNLSYSSKDNATSSTTNGAGRFYLNIPTGLQTLQFTDSGTLVTIKLMVSEMAATVVTVDNLSYQVQNLDIYVLGEEPPVYLELMSSIPYDGLLINSSNYEMISSKFIFNFSEDVAHPEDNDNILWASNNFIITPSIEVSSVGISKSSVEINFSGSLFPSTPYTITMNSGIKTTSGKTVRPTIMQFMVGEF, from the coding sequence ATGAATCGAAAATCCATTCTTCACACTTCGTTTGTTTTATTTTCTATCTGTTTTCTTTTAGGAAACTGTTACTTTAATCCTTTGGTAAATGGATTACTCAATCCAGAAGTAAAAGAAACCGATTCGTCCCCATTACTCGGATTGGCGGGTGGTATCGGAAGCCAATCATTTACGGTGAGCATTACGGGCCAAATCAAAGTATTCGGTGCCCCGCTTGCCAATACAGAAGTCAGTTTAGTGAACCTGTCATATTCTTCAAAGGACAATGCTACTTCTTCCACAACCAATGGAGCAGGTAGATTTTATCTAAATATCCCAACGGGACTTCAGACTTTACAATTTACGGATTCAGGTACACTAGTTACTATAAAATTGATGGTCTCAGAAATGGCAGCTACCGTTGTCACCGTTGACAATCTTAGTTATCAAGTCCAAAACTTAGATATCTATGTCCTTGGAGAAGAACCTCCTGTTTATTTAGAATTAATGTCTTCTATACCGTATGATGGATTATTAATTAATAGCAGTAACTATGAAATGATTTCTAGTAAGTTTATATTCAACTTCTCAGAGGATGTAGCCCATCCAGAAGATAATGATAATATCCTCTGGGCTTCAAATAACTTTATTATCACCCCTTCTATTGAAGTATCTTCTGTAGGTATTTCTAAAAGCAGCGTCGAAATCAACTTTAGTGGTTCCCTTTTCCCGTCCACCCCTTATACTATCACTATGAATTCCGGTATCAAAACAACATCTGGAAAAACTGTCAGGCCAACAATAATGCAATTCATGGTTGGGGAATTCTAA
- a CDS encoding carboxypeptidase-like regulatory domain-containing protein, with the protein MRWISLFFGLMTLSSINNCYFNPIVNGFLNPLEEEKNSGVFWGLLGIPSTEFNITGQLKSNAGVAVVNASIKIKGSESLTSTTNDAGRFHITGPSGSIQLEVNDNGTKFTLDLLVMPPMVSLVTIGNSSYTITNLESYPATSEIPSYFDLVASLPYEGLVIIDEDYMSIFGTGFYFKFSEDLETVADYDQWAAQNFIVSPTISFGSVANSTNAIIIGVAMNTFTIQTDYTLTLMPGIRSVSGKSIKSNTIRFRIESLPL; encoded by the coding sequence ATGAGATGGATTTCTTTATTTTTTGGATTGATGACTTTATCTTCCATTAACAATTGTTACTTCAATCCGATTGTTAATGGATTTTTGAATCCATTAGAAGAAGAAAAAAATTCAGGAGTTTTTTGGGGACTTTTGGGGATCCCTTCTACCGAGTTTAATATCACGGGTCAATTAAAATCAAATGCAGGCGTCGCCGTGGTAAATGCGAGCATAAAAATCAAAGGTTCAGAATCTTTAACCAGCACCACAAACGATGCTGGTCGATTTCATATTACGGGACCTTCCGGATCGATACAACTCGAAGTGAATGATAACGGAACCAAATTCACATTAGACCTTTTGGTAATGCCCCCTATGGTAAGTTTGGTAACGATTGGAAATTCCAGTTATACAATAACCAACCTAGAATCCTACCCAGCAACCTCAGAAATTCCATCTTACTTTGATTTGGTTGCATCTCTTCCTTACGAGGGTTTGGTGATTATTGACGAAGATTATATGTCGATATTCGGGACTGGTTTTTATTTTAAGTTTTCCGAGGATCTGGAAACTGTCGCAGATTATGACCAATGGGCAGCCCAGAACTTTATCGTATCCCCAACAATAAGCTTTGGTTCGGTTGCAAATTCAACAAATGCTATTATTATTGGGGTCGCGATGAACACTTTTACCATTCAAACTGACTATACTCTGACCCTTATGCCAGGAATCCGATCTGTCTCAGGTAAAAGTATAAAGTCCAATACCATTCGTTTTCGCATTGAGAGTCTACCACTATAA